The Malaclemys terrapin pileata isolate rMalTer1 chromosome 7, rMalTer1.hap1, whole genome shotgun sequence nucleotide sequence GTAGACGGGTGCCTTACCCCAAGCCACAGAGCcactgccctgccctccctcaaCTGTGTTCAGTGCCCCCGCCCCCTCAGCCGGCAGGGAGAGTGACCTACTCAGCACCaggggtgagggagagggctGTGAGGGGGTATTCCCCATAGGTTGCCTCCAGCACAGGGCgccgctgtggggagctggggtcGTACAGCCGCACctgggagagacagagagggCGTCAAAGTGGCCCCACACACTCCCTCCTTGGCAGGCAACCACTGCCCCAAGCAGATGAGCTGGGGGCATCAGGTCAGTTACTGTCAGGAAACGAACCCTCCAAACACCTGAATGCCCCTCCGCCCCTCTATCCTCTGCATCTCAGACCCTGATTCCCcttccccatctgcccaacccctccAAACCCCAATCCAACACCTCTATTGTCCCAActcttccctccattccccctgCTCCACAATCCCCCATCCCTGTTTGCACCTCAGACTGATCCCCTttcccatctcccccaccctAAACACCATCCtgcacctccccttccccaggtcccTCTCCCTCTACTCCCAGCCTCTCAGACCCCCGTCTACTCATCCCTGCCTCTGTGGGCTCCCCAGACCCTGATCCCTTTCCCACCTCAATCCAGCTCACACCCCCACCGCCTCCCAAGTCCCTCCCCAGACCTCCTCCAGACCCTAATACCACCTCCCCCCTACAAACTCCAGTCCCTTCATTGCAGCCCAATCCACTCCTCAAGCTCCTACCTGGTGGTGCCCAGTGCAGGTGACAATCTTCTCAGAGCCAGGTAGGAACTGCAGGTCACGCTCCCACACAGGGACTCGGAGATTGAGCCAGTCATTCCGCACCTGCCGAGAGGGGTGAGGCGGGGTAAGTGGAACCACAAGGCCTGGGCTGGGTTTGCTCCCACATGGCCTGAGAGGGTACTGAGCTTCGGGCAGGGTCAGGAGATGAAATGTAGATCTTGtcagggattggggggagggacgAAGGGAGGAGGAGTGTGTATGGTGGGCACAGGCTCAGGGAACAATAGGCAGGGTCAGGACAGACTCTCCCCCAAGGGGTAGGACATAGACTTAGAGCCAGGCCAAGGGCTTCCCTCCtcctgggggcagccagggcagatgCTGATAGAGGGCATGGCCAGGGCTCCCTAGAGCATGGGCTTGTAGGGGGAACATCTAGGGCAAGCACTCACATTTTTGGCACGGAAGATGGGTTCCTCAGGCCGGTGCAAGTCCCAGACCTTCAGAGCGTTCTCCTTCCCACCTGTCCCCACAGACTGCGGCTGGGCAGGGTTCTGGCGCATACGGCACACGCCAGCCCCCACCTGGGTTTCCATCTAAATGGGGCAGCAGAAAAGAGGGAGTTATGATACCAAGTGCAGGGATCCTGGCAGGACTGAGATCCACTGCACTTAACCCTCCCCACAGAGCAAACAGGAATTGTCCCCACACAGCTCGACTCCCTGCGACCAACCTGGAAGGCAACAGTGTTAGCCCTAATCCGGCTCAGATTCCTTCCCAATGCAGCATCCCCCACTTAGCCATACCCCACCACCAACCCAGCATCCACTGCGCCAGGCCTCTCCCCATGAGAGCCTTACGTTTTCAGATGAGGCATCCCGCCAGACCTTGAGGAGACCAGACTCCACACAGGTGATGATGGAACTGCACATGCCGGCCAAAtggtgggggtgagagggagaaAATCCAgatagggaggagagagaaataaatcaTTGTTAGTTTCTAACAGCAGACACGGGCCACACTCACTACTGGAATTAGGGGGTGAGATGGATGGATGCATGGATAGGCAGACAAGCAGTGGGTGTCACAAAGGGAACTTGAATCTCCTGCCTAAAGAGGGTGAAAGATGcttctcccccactctcccccccatGGGTGTATTTCTTTTTGGCAGCAGGATAGATTAAGTCTCTGAGTGAACCATCCAACATCAGCTGCTGTAAGAGACAGGACAGGAGGCTAGAtgggcccattggtctgatccaaaggTAGGCATGTGCATGAGGTTCAAGGAGCTCCCGGGTCTAACCTGGTGGTGGCAGGGAGCAAAAGGGTAAATGATCTAATCCAGGGCTTGGCTGCGTGAGACCCAGGGTTAGATGGATCTACAGATCTGATGGGGTGGGGACGGAGAGGAGGAGACTTGGGATAAAGGGATCCATGAATCTCCCAGGAGAAGAAGAACGTGAGAGACCTGGAGTTAGATAGGTCCGATCCCGGGTGGGAGGGGACAGCGGGGATGGGTGAAACCTGGGGTTAGATAGGCCCACGGATAAAAAGCTGGAAACAGGCACtatggagctggggggcagctgcCTGGTTCGGGGCGCGGGACCCACCTGTCGTGCACGGCCAGGCCGCAGAACGAGCCCTCCCCGCCCAGACATTGCCGCGACTCTGTGAACTTTCCCTTCTCGGTGCTGAACAGCTTCACCGACCGATCCAGGCAGCCGACGAGGATCTGGGGAAGGAGAGTGGTCAGGGGGCGCCCccaactgcagcccctccccccgccgccccagcccttCGGCTGCAGCCCCTCCCGCCGCCGCCCCGGGCCCCTCACCTCGGACTCGGAGGGGTCCCCCCAGCACATGGCGCAGACGCCCTCATCCCGGCGCAGTGCCGAGGCCGCCACATAATTGGTGGCCTGTCTCCGCCGCAGGTTCACCCCTAGGAAAGAGACGAAAAATGGTCACAGCcggaggcagggagaagagactgggacaagCCCCCCCCCATCACGGCCGCCCTCCCCGATACCTTTCAGGATGCCAGTCTCGGATCCAACCCACACGTGATTCCACCGCGCAGAAGACGCCATCTTGCCCCGCTACCTCTCTCTATCCGCTCCGGCTCGCTCCCTTCTGGCTGTCCTGGTGGGCCAGAATGTGCTAAAAGAGGAGGGAAGTGGTGCGGGGCCGGACCGCTTACAGTATTACGCCGGAAGCCGGATGTTAGACTTCGCGATTCGTGACAGGCCTGGGCCGGGTTTGCTTCCGCTCCGTGGTGTCTCACCGAACCCTTTCCTGCCTACACCTAGTTCTACTCGCAACGTTCCCGCCTGCTGCCTGTTCATTGTgcattcttcccccaccccataagGAGCAGCACAAATACCATCCCTTATGGGGTCACAGTCTGTCTAGGCCCCTCCTCCGCAGAGCCCAGTTCCTCCCATCAGATCCAGCAGACCATGGGAGTCTCAGCAAAGCCAGAGCAAGAGCAGTGGCTTGTTGGGTTCCTGCTTTCCAGAGCCTGTGCATCAGCTGCCTTCCTGAGTATGGCCAGGAAGGGTGGTCAGTGTaatgccaggagcagggctgggcaggcagcacCTCCAGGGCACATGGCCCAGACACAGAGCTAATCCACACCCTCCGCCTCCTGGAATGGCCTGGTGACAGCAAAGCGAAAGCAGGCATGTTGGCTTAGCAGCCCCAGGTCCCCACTGCCCATGCATCCCTGCAGGTGCCTCTGGGgagaatggtgtgtgtgtgcgcaatgAGCTTGAAGGGGGAAGCCATCTTCTCTCTAGGGAGCACCTCCAGGTCCACCACCACAAAGATCTTGGCCAGACTCTCACCCTCCTGGCATTAGAGACACAGCAGTACTCATGAGCACCACACCTGCAGAGGGAGAAACCTGTTACGAAGGGCTGAGCCTGCATCCCagcaccccatcccagagcccaagaCCTGACCCTGCATCTGCACCACCCCAGCTTCCAAACCTCCCCTCCCATGCCTGAGCCCAAGGCCCCACATAACCCAACCCCAAAGTTTGGGCCCTATACCTTGCCAGCTGCTGCATTTGATCCCTCAGTGCCTGGGACTTATGTCCTCCTATCCCAGTTCCTCAGGacaccaccctgccccccagttccCCTGCAGAAGGGTGACAGCAAGGTAGAGAAGCTTCCCCAGAGAAACAGGCATGGAGAGGCTTTCACTGTCCCTGCAGCTTCCTCTGTTGGTCCCAGTATGTGAGCACAGACCACACATACACCTGGCTCACGTAGCTGCCCCTCACTCAGCTTTCACCttccctgccttcagtagcagcaGAGAATAGACACTGCCTAGGCACTGGGGCCTGCTCAAGTGGGCACAGTGCCCGCTGCTGCTGTGTGCTGGCATAGCTAGCTCCCCTCCCACAGAGCCCAAAGTGGCTGCCACCATGGTGAGCAGGTCTCAGCTACTTGGTTCTGCCCTGACAGATGCGAGCCTAGGGCTGGCTGCCAAGGCCCCTTTTAGCAGCAGGTTTGGCTGAggtgggagtttgcctgagttAATCCTGGGCTCCCCAAGGTCAGGCAGGCAGCTGCTGCGACAGGCTCAGACAGGTTAACCTCTCCCTGTTCACAGCATCTCCTGCACCCAGGAACCCATCAGCCAGATGGCCAGCTGCAGGGGCTCCCCAGCAGAGTCtgagtggggaggaagagagctGGTAACTCACAGCTCTGCCCACTGGGGAGATTGCTATACCCAGGCAGCTTTGGCTACAGGCATCCCACACAGCTCAGGTGCCAAGCCAGCACCTCTGTACcttgagggggcagggagagacccCTAATACTCTGTGGCATGTGCAAACCAGAATTTCTTCAGCATGAGGGGGGCCAGCCCAGCTCTAAGCTCATCAGGCACCCAAAGGAGTCTGAGCCTAGCAGGAGAagcttggccccatcccacagctcTTTCTTCTCTATGAGCTGTAGAATCCACACTTTAGCCCTAGCATATGACAACCTAGGCAAGGCCACACACCTGCCCCGGGGCAGCTCTTGGAGCACAGATCTCTCAGCTTCCCAGCCAGGGTTTGGGCAGAGGGTCCCAGCCCATCATAGCCATGGGCTCCTCAGTGGTCCTGGAGCAGGGTGGGCCCAAACTAAATACAAGGGAGGAAAGTTTCCTTCACCCTGAAGAAGGGCTcggtgtggctcaaaagcttctcttacccagagaaattggtccaataagatattactgtgacattgcactccatatgctttatgaaaatatgcttatgaatgtgaatatgatgtaactggaatatgctttatgcaaaaggtctcttgtaaggtatcattataaaGTTTATAATCTTTGTTCTTCCTAGTTGTTTGCATgaattatttctatgtctgaagttcggagaataagatataaacttgtattactgatgtaaacatattaagtggaagtacgtaagggtgcttcagaatcaatgaactgtaaatgtCTTTGTTTACATGCAAACCTTCCTATGTAATGGAGGCTGAGGTCTCACacgacatgtgatcatgtcacccgacactggaatccatcttaaatctggtacttttccatttaggaggGGTGTGGACCCAGAGAAACAAAGGACTctcaccttgtgccaaagctataaaaaaaaaaaaaaggggggggtagaGCAGAACAAAggtggccagtcatgagaaaacccctagttaccacctgagaaGTCTGCTGGAACTAATAAGGACTGTATTGGggaaaggactgggcccagactaggaaggagtctagtgtGTGAAAGAAGCATATTGGAACATTGCTGAGGGTGAGATAGTACCTATAATCagttgcatgtttttgctttattggGCTTGGTGGCTTGTGTTGttctattacttgaaaccacttaaatcctaatttttatacttaataaaaatcacttattaatgacaggtttcagataTATAttgataagtgtgagaatacttacaaggggagatcgattcaatgtttgtaatggctcagccttgtaagtattctcacacttcttagcccagtacagacagtttgatatcttgattatcacttcaaaaaaatttgtttctcttacttaattggcctctcggagttggtaaaacaactctcacctgttcatgctctctgtatgtgtgtgtatatattcctTCAATATGTTGCACTctacatgcatccaaagaagtgggcagtagcccacaaaagcttatgctctaataaatttgttagtctctaaggtgccacaagtactcctgttctttttgcggatacagactaatacagctgctactctgaaatctgacaatttatgagtttaccctgtataagctttatacagagtataatggatttatttggggtttggatagcatggggaactgggtgtctgggtgctagagccAGGTAACCTGCTGatctgttttcagttaaatctgcagctttaGGGCCTGgcccagaccctgagtctgtgttgcagaAGGCTAGTATGCCTGACTCAACaatatcctgagactgacacagctacaactacaccaCATCCTTCACCCTGCATTACAGAGGCAGAACTAGGAGCTGTTGTATGAGGGTCAGGGCCTTGCTCAGCTCTGGCTTATACAGCTACCCTGCAGGGAGTTGCAAGCCTGCCATTGCAGAAGTACCCAACGCGTATCAGGTGGAACCTCTATGTGGTTGCATCTGTGTGCAGCAGCTTAGAACCAGCTCAGCTACTGCTCTGGCTATGCTGGCACCAGCAGCTGTTATTGCACCATCCTAGTACAGCCCCTCACATGACAATCCCAAGGAGTGGATAGACACACCGTGAActagggttctgttcccagctgtacCCAAGCAGGACTCCACCCCTTTGGGCCTGTAAAGTAGGTTGTATTGGGTTCCCACTCAGGTGCATAAGGGTTAATACACCAGAGAAGGGAGGCATGGGCAGTGCACCTTAGGGATATCCAAGAACCCTTGACAGGAAGTAGAGCACTCTGAGCTAGGACAGACCTGTGGCCTAGTTCCACCAGCTTCACCCCCTCCAACTCAGCCACTCAATTAAAGCTGAGTGAGCCAAGAGGAGTTTAAACTCACTTGCCTGTGCACAGGTCAGTTCTAGGGCTTGCAGGGAGGTCAGGCCAAGGCAGGATGGAGGAAAGACTGACGACACGCCAGGAGTCCCCTCAGCATGACTCATTCCAGCCCTGTCACACAGCAGTCAGGTACTGGACATTGCTCCTGCTCAGCACACTGGCTGAAACCAAGGACAGAGATGTGCCCACAACCCTGCCATTGTGGGCGGTACAACTTCAGGCTATGCAAGGGCTGAGAGTGCATTTAGTGTCCTGCCTCAGCTGTTAGCTGGGGATGGAGACAGCCTGCTGTGGCATGGCAGGAGTACTAGCCTCAGTCACTAGGATGCAGGACAGCTTAGGCACAAACCAGCAACTCTGCCCCTTGTGGAGACAGGAGCCCCATGGGCCAGCTGGCATGAAGCCAGAATGAGGCTCCTTTTCTTTAGCATAAGAGAGCCCAGCCCACCTCTAAGCTTCATCCAGAGAGCTGTACCCCATCACTGCAGGTATGGGTGAGCAGGGCCCTAACTCCACCTAgtaactccctcctccccagcatgaCACCAGCCAGCTCACGCCCCCAGCAGGACTTGTGATGCACACTCCGAGGCCCAACATGACACcaaggctccagctgctctgtgcagagatgTTTTATTTAACCATCAGTACACACAGAACTACACACACTAAGGGGCCGACTGCCCCCACCAACACTAAGCTGCTGCTGGGTTTGTCACAGCTCAGCAGAGAGCTCTTCCTGGAGGCAGGTGTGATGGAAAAGCTGCATCTGGCCCACATGCTCCAACCTGCAGGAGGGAAGGAGACCAGTGAGAGgagtgcccctggccaggggcagacagacccccagggtcAAGCGTCAGAAAGTACCAGTCAGTCACCAGCATCAGACTGGGGCGGTAAGTGCTCATCATATACTCAACCTCATGCCTGAGGAAAGGGAAAgggttgtgtgggggggggagagggggagctagTCAATGCCAGCAGAAGGCACCATGCTATGAGGCGGGCGCACCAGCACAAGGAGTGAGACAGCTCATCCCCGGATGTGGGAGAGGATCAGCACACAGGGAGCAAGTACAGAGTCAGTGGCAATTACACTCACCTGCAGTGCTCGGATGAGCCATGCTTCCAGGCAGCCCTATGAGAAACAAGGGGAGAATTGCAGGAGAGCTGCTTCCCATGGcataccccacccctcaccccaatgCTGCCGAAGTCCCATCAGACTGTtccttttggaacagagtttcctcctctctctccaccGGCCCAGTGGGTTCAACCTTGGCAGGTTCTGGACCAGCATGGACAGTAAGACGTGACCTGGTTTCCTCATCAGGACATggcacctacctacctacctctcACCCACCTGTATTGCTATGGAGGGAGCAGAGCTCCTCTCTATCAGTCCCTTCCCCAATTGGTGCTTATCAGCCTACCTGCAGCTCCAATGGCTGACTGCCCATTCCCTGGCAGGAAATCCAAGGCTCCTGAAACCAAACAAACAACTGTTGGAGGGCTGTGCAAGGAGCAGGCCACCATGTTCTCAACCCACACTGCTACCAGGCTCCTGGCCTCAGAGGGAACCACTCAGTCATGGGGATCAGACTGGGGCGGTAGGGGTCTCATCACTGAGGAGCCAGAGAATGGGACAGGACCCCTGCCATAGGGCAGAGCTTGCCATTCAGCTTACAGCGAGGGGCAGGTGTGATCTCTGCTTAGCTCCCCTTGCCTATCCCTCCTTTACACCCCTAGGCCCATCACTCACTCACCATTCCAGGCACTTCAGACCACAGGCCTCTGGCTACCTGCTGGAACAAGACAACCCAGTCAGCTACTCCCCAGCACAGATgccccaaactcatcccctgcTCTGTGCAGTTTCTCAGTTGttcaaatattttcatgtttATAGTAAATCAAAGTGAGCTAGTTTGGCTCATCATTAAAACTGCAGTGAGCACCTTTTACCCCACAAGACAGCACAGTATCATGCCTGCCACAACTGGGTGCTGACTAGGCCCCCTCGGCACTATCACGACCGGTTTAAacacccagagctggctgccctGACACCACAACGAAGCCCTACTCCCTCCATGCCCCTTGTCCCAGTTGTTTGGGGAGGAAAATTTGATCTCAGTGATATTTGCAACGCATGCCCCAGACAGGCAGAGCTGTACAGGGAGAACTGCAGCATCTGGTCTCTTACACATGCTTCTATGCAAGGGACATTTGCAAAGAGCCCTGGAGAGAGCTGAAGGGCACTTACCTGTGACTCAGTGCAGTGGAGCCATCAACTCCAGCATCTTTAACCTAGGGGAAAGAGGTTATTTGATCTGAATCCTTGAGGCCTTGAATTCTAAACTTGCATCCCCGGAATAAGCTTCCTGATGAGGCAAAGCCTGCAGCCTGTTCATCACCAAGCCTCAGAGTCAGAGTCTCAACAGCAATGTTCAGCCGAACGAGATTCCAAAGTGAGTTCATCATGTCAGTGGGAACAGGCAACTAGGACTGAGCCCCACCCATCATCAGCTGATGATCTGTGCACACCCTTACCTGGGCAGCTGGGTCAGGAGCTGGCCAAGACTCTCACTCCAGGCACCTGAAAAGAACCAGAGCATCTGATTAGTGTTTGCTCTCTGCTCAGTGGTATTCCATCACCCCATTGCTCAGATACAAGGTGCACTGGGAGTACATCCCTCTCCCCTTGCTGTTTTACAGGATGCTTCTCCTGCCTGAGATGGCAGTGTGCAGAGCACAGTGTTATGGGGCAAAAGGTGTGGGTTAATTAGCCATTACACTCAGGGAACAATGTCAGACCCAGCCCAATGTCCCATCAGACTGTTCCTCTTGGAGCATGTTCTCCTCCTCTCATGCTGCAGGTACCAGTGGGTTCACCTTTGCAGGTTCTGGTACCAGAACAGACAGTAAGATAGGCACAAGTTTCCTCATTGGGATAGTGGACAGAGGGGGCACTAGGACGGTGTAGGTCACTCACCCTTCCCAGATCAAGACATCTCACCTGTAcagagaagagaatcaggtcaGTGAGCACAGGAATGGGGCACAGCTCATTGGAGCAGAGCCAGAGCAGTCTGATCAGGGCTTTGGTAACTCAAATGCCATGAGACAAGTGTCGTCCAGCTAACATTGTGTCATCCTTTCAAACTGCCACTTGCCAACTGTCAAAGTAATGGCCCATCCCAAAGCTACAGAAGGGGAACTGGCTAGGCTCTACCATGCTAGGGACACTGTGTAGGAGATGCATTTACCTGAGACAGGCATTCACCCCCAGGAGGAGTTCACCTAGAGGGAAAGCAGAGAGCCCTGTGAGACAGGTGTCTGAATGAGCAGCATCTTTGGCCCAAGGGCCAGCTGCCATCAGAACTCTAACATGCTTATTGACCAATGTTCTTCAAAACTTTTCAGAGGAACTGGTTCAGATCACATGGCAAGGGGGCTTGGGCACTGATATACCTGGAAGGGAATGCTCAGCACACAGAGCCTTAGCAGGGCTCCTAAACCTACCTGTATATGAGGCCGGActccatctgggggtgggggtaaccTGAAACAGAAAGGGCAGGTTAACCCTATTCCTAGACCAAAAATCCCTCCCCAAGGATGATCTTCAAGTTCTCAGAAGTAAGCTGGCATCACAGACACTCAGCCATATGCTTGTCTGTTTGCATTCATCACTGAACAGCAGGGGAGCAGAAGCTTGACTGTGTGTCCAAGGGAAATAGACCCACCTTGCAGCCTATACTGACCAACCACTGCAGCAGTCCTCAAGCTGGGTAGAGGATTGAGCTGCCAGGCACACAGGAATGGTCAGAGCCATCTGTGGAGCCACAAATCCCCATCCTCAGAggggaaccccccccacacacacacacccctagatGCTACCCTAGCATGCACTACCATTTACTGAAAACTCAAAACATGGTGGACAGCTCTGCTGCAGCGAGGAGGAAGTAGAAGTTTGGATCAGTCCAATACACACAGATCCCAAGCCAGCACTGACCATCCCCCTCCATCCTGCCCAGCCATCATTCCAAGCAGGGCACAGTTTCTGCTGGTCTAAGAGGGATGCATATTTGGAGAGGCAAGGCTGTTCCACACAGGAGACAAACCGAGCAGACAGTGAGTCAGTGGATGAGGCTCCACTCAAGCCCCAAGGCAACAATATGTATCCCTGCTCCCATCCTAGCCACATTAGGGAAGACAGCTGCACCCTCACCATGGTGTAATGGAGCTGGTTTCCCCTGTGTAGACCACCCCATGTTCTATGTATCATTTTcatcagagatggaaaaagcTCAACTACTCACATGTGAAGAGGCTGCAGATGCACATGACTGGTAAGACCCATGTCTGAAAAAAGAGACACATATGAACCTTAACATGCAATCACTGACTCTCCTCCTATAAGAGCACCATTCCTACAACCTGGTCTACCCACTCCCTATGTTAAGGGCAATGTGGGCATATGCTCTCTTCAGCTGCTGTTCAACAAGGGGCTGCTCCactccctgcagggctgaagtaCCAGGCCACAGGGACCTAAATGTAATCCACACCTACCTGAGCTAAAGTCAGTGCCACTCAGAATCTGGTAAAGATTTTCTCCACTGAAGTCTCAGAAAGAGAGAGTTCAGCATTTATCATCTTTGCAGCACTTCATACACCACCCTCCTCCCAAGACCAGGCATCCAATTAACAGCAATGATATGCTGCATTAACAGTGACATGTCACCACCACCCCGTAGCATGCCCGACTCCCACTTGGCTAGCTTTCTATGCCAGGCAAGCATCTGGGAATTTCAGTCATTTAGACATCAGACAGTATGACACTATGGCCTTATAAATTTAGCCATGGACTCTATGGCCACCCTAAATGTCCCAAATACCAGAAACACCTGCccctgggagctgggctgagccCTGTGAAGGAGTTTGAATGGGTGAGGAGGTGCATCTCTAACCAGTGCTACACAAGCTCCAGCATACATGAAGGCATTTGCAACTCACCTAGCAAGCACTCACGAGCTTTAAACCCTGCATACAAAGAAACAGCATTAGGAATATGGAATAGACATATGGTCCCCATGGCAAAGTGGGCAACTACACCCCAACATGGGCAAGCTCCCTGATGGTCCCCAGTATCATGGCATGGCTGCCCTGCATAGCCCTGGCAACAGGGGTGGAGGCAAGTCTGTTCTcctcagatttatttggggtcctCACAGGGCTGTCAGCACAGGTCTGTGATAAGTCTCATCATAGAGAGAACAGCCGCCGCCCACCCCCACGGTAGGAAgctgctcctctcccttcccacccacaTTGCTGGTGAAGGCCttcaggctgcctgcagcaagggcAGGATGGGGTTAAGCCTTGTGCCCCAGGAAACAGATTGCAAGGGGGTCCCGACCAGAGGTGGCCGGGggggagcgccccctgcaggaggAGCGATGCCGCACGTGGCGGGTGCCTCTGACACAtggcgggggcagggccaggcggcCAGGGCGCTCAGCCCGTGAACAGGGCTCCTGCAGAGAACTAGCCCCCACCCACTCCAGCGCTTTCCCGAGCGGCGGAGAGGCTCCTGGCCCGCGCTCCAGGCGGCTTTGTCACGCGCAGGGATCCACCCCTCCTCAGCAGCGGGCGGCGTGGGAGGGTTTCCCGGGGCCGCCGGGCGGAACGCTGCGGGCGGGGAGCGGGAAACGAGCAGGGCAGCAGGCAAAAGGTccggggagaagggggcagcagaggcgacacaCGGGGCGGGTCACGTATCCCCACCACAGAGTTACGGGTCGCCTATGGgggtccccagcctccccccgctCCTCACAGCAGCACCCGCCCCCAGCTCCATCCGcaacatgtagggtgaccagctagtaagtgtgaaaaatcaggacggggtgggagggtaataggagcccatattaaaaaagcctcaaatatcgggacatctggtcaccctaaccacatGGCTCACAACATGGCGGCGGAGCCTGCCCGCGCCTCCCACCCCGCGGGACGCAGCTCCCAGCCCGGTGCGCGGTCACTCTCTCCCAAGATCCCCGGGGAACCGCGGGCAGCAGCCGCCCGCGCCACAGGAGGAGCTCCCGATGCGGAGCCGCATGGCTGCAGATTGCCCCCAACCCACTCACCCCACGATCTCGcgccagcagcagctgagcaaaTGGCCGAGTTTACCCCCAGACGGGGCTTAAATACCCAGGAGCCAGGGGTATGCTGGGAAATGCCCCTTTCTCAGAAGGAAGCCGAATGCGCATGTGCAACGAGAGGGTCGCGGGAAACTCAACGCTTATGCCCGGTGGGGGGCGGTGGTACGTTGACGTTCACGCATGCGCAATACgaataaggtgggtgaggaaaaCGAAGAAGCGACG carries:
- the WDR74 gene encoding WD repeat-containing protein 74 → MASSARWNHVWVGSETGILKGVNLRRRQATNYVAASALRRDEGVCAMCWGDPSESEILVGCLDRSVKLFSTEKGKFTESRQCLGGEGSFCGLAVHDSSIITCVESGLLKVWRDASSENMETQVGAGVCRMRQNPAQPQSVGTGGKENALKVWDLHRPEEPIFRAKNVRNDWLNLRVPVWERDLQFLPGSEKIVTCTGHHQVRLYDPSSPQRRPVLEATYGEYPLTALSLTPGADSVVVGSSHGDMAVIDLRQGRLVKCLKGFAGSVRSVQCHPTLPLVASCGLDRFLRVHNIEDKHLVHKVYLKSRLNCLLLTSREKWEDEEPEPAAPQADVKEEKDELWDGMETVATKTVLKRRADPNVRETQLGKRPKKQKRTSAGP